The genome window ATCACGTACTGATCTTCGGCCCGCCCGGCCTGGGCAAGACCACGCTGGCGCACATCCTCGCCGAGGAGATGGGCGTGCAACTACGCCAGACATCCGGCCCGGTGCTTGAGCGGCCCGGCGATCTGGCGGCCCTGCTGACCAATCTCGAAGCCAACGACGTGCTCTTCGTCGACGAGATCCATCGCCTCAGCCCCATCGTCGAAGAGGTTCTGTATCCGGCGATGGAGGATTGCCAACTCGACATCATGATCGGCGAGGGGCCCGCCGCGCGCTCCATCCGCCTGGATCTGCCCGCCTTCACGCTGGTCGGCGCCACAACGCGCGCCGGCAGCCTGACCAGCCCACTGCGCGACCGATTCGGTATCGTCCAGCGTCTGGAGTTCTACACCGCCGAAGAGCTGGCCGGTATCGTTACCCGCGCCGCCGGCATTCTCGACGCCGCCATCACCGCGGAAGGTGCGGCCGAGATCGCCATGCGCTCGCGCGGTACGCCGCGCATCGCCAACCGCCTGCTGCGCCGCGTGCGCGACTATGCGCAGGTGCGGGCAGCTGGGAAAATCGACGCCGAGACCGCACGCGCCGCGCTGGATATGCTGGATGTCGACGCCAGCGGCCTGGATCTGCTCGATCGCCGCCTGCTGCGCACGCTGATCGAGCGCTACGAAGGCGGCCCCGCCGGCATCGACGCACTGGCCGCGGCCATCGGCGAGTCGCGCGACACGCTGGAGGACGTCATCGAGCCTTTCCTGGTGCAGCAGGGTTACCTGCTGCGCACGCCGCGCGGCCGCGTCGCCGGTGCGCCGGCCTGGCGCCAGCTCGGGCTGGAGCCACCGCCGACACCGCGCGGCGCCTCGCTCTTCGATCAGAATGACTGACATGGCTCTCACCGATCCCGAAGCCGCGCTGAGCGTACGTGTCTACTACGAAGACACCGATGCCAGCGGCGTCGCGTACCACACCAGCTACCTGCGCTGGATGGAACGCGCGCGCACCGAATGGATGCGCGCCCGCGGCGGCGATCACCGCGCATTCATGAGCGCGCAAGGCGTCGCCTTTACCCTTAGCCGCGTCGACGTAAACTTTGTCGCGCCGGCCCGCCTGGACGATCTGGTGGAAGTGCACACGCAAGTCACGCGCTTGCGGCGCGCGAGCATCGATTTCACGCAGACCGTCCAGATCGGCACCCGGACGCTGGCTTCCGCTAACGTGCGGGTAGCCTGCGTCGACGCCGCCAGTTTCCGTCCTGCAGCGCTTCCTTCACCCATCGCCCCGCAAAGGAACTCCCGCGCATGAGCGACAACATGTCCATTGCCAGCCTCGTCGGCCAGGCCAGCCTTCTCGTCCAGATCGTGATGGCGATCCTGCTCATCGCCTCCGTGATCTCCTGGGCACTGATCCTCGCCAAGCGGAATCACATCCGCAACAGCACCCAGGCCTCCGATCGCTTCGAGGACCGCTTCTGGTCCGGCGGCAAGCTCTCGGAGCTGCACGAGCAGATCGGGCGCGACAAGCAGCCGCAGGGTCTGGCCGCACTCTTCCAGCACGGTTACGAGGCGTTCCAGCGCGCCCGCGACACACCGGATGCGGACGTCGAGGATGTCGTCAACGCCACGCATCGCGGGCTGCGCGTCAGTCACGCACGCGAGTCGGAGCGACTGGATTCCGGCCTCGCCATGCTTGCCACCATCGGCTCGGTGAGCCCCTATATCGGCCTCTTCGGCACGGTCTGGGGAATCATGAACGCCTTCATTGCCATCGGGCAGGTGAAGCAGGCCACGGTGGCAATGGTCGCCCCCGGTATCGCCGAGGCGCTGATCGCTACCGCCATGGGCCTGTTCGCGGCGATCCCCGCGGTCATCGCCTACAACCTCTTCACCAGCCGCATCGGCCAGCTTGACGCGCGCTATCGCACTTTCGCGGATGAGTTTGCCGGCATCCTGGAGCGGGGGCTCCGTCACGGAGGCGAACGATGAGCGCGGCCCCCATTCCAGCACCCTCGGCGCGGCGCAAGCTCGCGCACGAGATGAACGTCGTGCCCTACATCGACGTCATGCTCGTGCTGCTGGTCATCTTCATGGTGACGGCGCCGCTGATGCAGCCCGGTATCGAGGTCAACCTTCCCGAAGTCGGCGGCGAGACCATGTCCGGTGAGGACAACGAGCCGGTCACGCTCTATGTCGACGCCGAGGGCCGCTATTTCCTCGACATCGGGGAAAACCAGGATCAGGCCCTAAGCCCCGACGAGATCGAGGGCCGCCTGGGGGCGGTGCTGCGCAACCAGCCGGAGCGCATGATTCTCGTGCGCGCCGATGCCTCCGTGGCCTATGAAGCCGTGGCTCGCGGTGGCGTGCTGCTGCAATCCGCCGGTGCCAAGCGCATCGGCTTCGTCACCGACCCGGATTCGCGTCGCTGATGCCGGAGCGGCGCTACGTTATTGCGGCCGTGCTGCTGCATCTGGCCGTGGCGCTGGGGGTGTTGCTGTCCAACGCCCTCGCGCCGCGACATGTGCAGAAGCCGCCGGTGATCGAGGCCGTCATGCTCGATCCCACCTTCAAGCAGCAACAGCAGCAGGCTGCCGAGGTCGAGCGGCAGCGCGAGGCCGAAGCCCAGCAGCAGGAGCGCGAGGCCGAGCAGCGCCGCCAGAAAGAGGCCGAGGCTGAAGCCCGCCGTCGCGCCGAAGCCGACCGCCGCCAACGCGAAGAGGAACAGCGGCAGCGCGAGCAGGAAAAGCAGGAGCGCCAGGAAGAGCAGCGCCGACAGGAGCAGGCCGAACGCGAGCGCCGCCAAGCCGAAGAGCGCGAGCGTCAGGCCGAGGCCGAACGGAAGCGCAAGGCGGAGGAACAGCGCAAAGCCGAGGAAGAACGCGAGCGCAAAGCTGCGGAACAGCGTCGCAAGGAAGAAGAAGCGCGCAAGCAGCGCGAGGCCGAGGAACGCCGTAAGGCCGAAGAGGAGCGCAAACGCAAGGAAGCCGAAGAACGTCGCAAGGCCGAGGAAGAGCGCAAGCGCAAGGAGGCCGAGGAGCGTCGCAAGCGCGAGGAAGCCGAGCGCAAGCGTCAAGAGGAGGAAGAGCGGCGCCGGCAGGAAGCGGCCGAGCGCCGACGCGCCATGGAAGAGCAGATGCGCGCAGAAGAGCGGCAGCGTACGCTGAACCGTTGGGGTTCCGGGCTGCCGTCGCACATCGAGCGCTACTGGCGGCGCCCGCCGGGCCTCTCCAGCGACGGCTCGCTGGAAGCCAAATTGCGGCTGATCGTGCTGCCCAACGGGGAGGTGGCATCGGTGCAAGTCATCGAGAGTTCAGGCAATGCGTTGTTTGATCGTTCGGCGGAACGCGCCGTCGATGCCGCTTCGCCGCTACCGTTGCCGGAAGGCGAAACGCCCCCACGCGAAATGTCGATTTATTTCCAGGAACCGCGATGACCGCTGTAGACCGCATGACCGACCGGCTTTCCTTCCGCGAGTGGCGCCTTGCCGGCCCGCTGCTGCTGGGCCTTCTCCTGCTTCTTGCCACTGCCAGCGCGCGCGCCGAGTTCGAGATCACCGTGCGCGGCGGCGAGGAGCGAGCCATCCCCATCGCCATCGTGCCATTCGCCGGTAACCAGGGCGGCCAGGTCGATATCGCCCGCGTCATTGCCGACAACTTCAATCGCAGCGGCCTCTTCGAGGCGCTGCCGCGCGGCGACATGCTGGAAAAGCCCAGCAAGCCCGACGATGTCAGCCTGCGCAACTGGCGCACGCTGGGTGTGGAGTACGTGGTCATCGGCGAGCTGCGCGCCAACAACGTCACGCGCTTTCATCTCATCGACGTCTTCAAGGGCGAGCGCATCATGGCCTACGACATGCCTGCGCCGCGTCAGGAAGAGCGCCTGCGCTATACCGCGCACGACATCTCCGATCTTGTCTTCGAGGGCATCACGGGCAATGCCGGCGTCTTCAACACCCGCATCGCCTACATCACCTCAATCGGGGCAGGCGACGACCAGCGCTTCAGTCTCATGGTCTCGGACGCCGACGGCTACAACCCGCGCACCCTCGTGAAATCCGACGAGCCGATCATGTCCCCGGCCTGGTCGCCGGATGCGCGCAAGCTGGCCTATGTGGCCTATCGCGCCGGACGCTCCTCGGTGCGCACGATCGACGTCGCTAGCGGAAACGAGCGCGAGGTCGCGCGCGAAAAGGGCATCAACGGCTCGCCGGCCTGGTCGCCGGACGGCAAGAAACTGGCCGTGACACTGTCCTACGAGGACAATCCGGATATCTACGTCATCGACCTGAACTCCGGCAACAAGAACCGGCTGACCACGCACTGGGGCATCGACACCGAGGCCTCCTGGTCGCCCGACGGCAAGCAGATCGTCTTCACCTCGGATCGCGGTGGCTCACCACATATCTACCGCATGCGGTCAGACGGCCAGGGCGACCCCGAACGCCTGACTTTCGAAGGGCGCCAGAACCTGGCAGCCAGATACTCGCCCAAGGGCGAAGAACTGGTATTGGTACACGCGCCCGAAAATGGCGGCTATCAGATTGCGCTCTTCGACCTGAAGCGCGAATCGCTGCTGCCGCTGACCAATGGGCGCCTGGATGAAAGCCCCTCCTTCGCTCCCAATGGCCAGATGGTGATCTACGCCACGCGCGGTGCGGGCGGCGCCGAGCTGGCCACGGTGACAACCGACGCGCGCGTCCGGCAGAATCTTAGACAGACGGCGAACGTGCGCGAACCGGCCTGGTCACCTTTTCTCGACCCGCGCTAGACATTTGCCGGGTCCCAACCGCCTAGCCGCCGTACCCATACCTTCTCAACAACACACAGGGAACCGTCATGAAAATCCGTTATTTGATGCTTTCGGCTTGCGCCGCCCTCCTGCTTTCGGCTTGCGCCAGCACCGGTGAGCGTTCGACCAGCGACGCCAGCAGCGCCGATACCTCCCAGACCAGCGAGCGCGATACCAGCGGCATGGGCGACGAGCGCCGTGGTTCGGCCGAGCCGCTGCCGATGTCCGAAGAAGAGAAGATGGCGCAGAAGAAGGCCGAGCTGGAACGCGAGAACACCGTCTACTTCGAGTTCGACAGCTCCGACCTCTCGCGTGAAGGGCGCAGCACCGTCGAGAAGCACGCCGATTTCCTGACCCGTAACCCGGATGTCCGCGTGCGCCTGGAAGGCCACACCGACGAGCGCGGAACGCGCGAGTACAACATCGGCCTCGGCGAGCGTCGTGCGCAGGCGGTTGCCCGCGTGCTGACCGCCCGCGGTGTGTCGAGCGATCAGTTCAGCGTGGTTAGCTATGGCGAAGAGCGCCCGGCGGTTTCCGGTTCCAATGAGGAAGCCTGGGCCAAGAACCGCCGCGTGGAGATCGTCTACCGATGAGTCTCCGCCGCGATATCGCAGCCCTGCGACATCGGACGTGGGCGCCCGCTGCCGCAACGGCACTGGCGCTCGCGCTTTCCGGTTGCGCCGGCTTTGGCGGCCCGATCAATGAAGGCGATGAGATCAGCCCCGAGGAACGCCGGCTGCGCGACATCGAGTCGCAGCTGGAGCAGAACACGCGTCGCATCGACAACATCGGCGACGCGCAGCTCTCCGGCGGTCCGATGGCGCTGGCCGACGAGATGCGTGCCCTGCGCGGCGAAGTCGAGCGGTTGAGCAATACCGTCGAGCGCCTGCGTCAACGCAGTACGAGCCGGCTGGATGACATGGAGCGCCGTATTGCCGGGCTGGAAGGCGGCGAACGGCCGTCCGCCCGCAGCGGGGGTGATACACCTGATGTCACCACCGGCTCGCTGGGTGGCGGCAGCAGCCAGCCCGCCGAGCGCGACCCCAAGGAGGAGCAGGCCTACCTGAAAGCCTTCGATCTGCTCAAGCAGGGCAACTACTCCGACGCCATCCTCGGCTTCGAGAACGTTGTCAGCAACTGGCCCGACGGCCGTTATGCGGACACCGCACTCTATTGGGCCGGTGAGTCGCACTACGTGCAGCGCAACTACGAGAAGGCGCTCGACAAGTTCGATCGTCTGCTTGAGGATCATCCGGGTTCTTCCCGTAAGCCGGATGCACTGCTGAAGGCGGGCTTTGCCCTGGAAGAGCTCGAACGCCCCGAGGATGCACGGAAGCGCTTCCAGGCGATCGTCGACAATCACGGCGACTCCAGCGCGGCGAACCTCGCGAAGCAGCGACTGCAACGCCTGTCCCAACGTTGAGTGGCCTGCCGGACACCGAGGCGCTCGGTGCTGTGGGCGCGGCACCTGCCCGCAGTGGGCAGGCGCTTCTTCGCATCACGGAGATCTTCCGCTCGCTGCAGGGGGAAGGCCGACACACCGGCCTTCCCACCTGTTTCGTTCGCCTGACCGGCTGCCCGCTGCGTTGCAGCTACTGCGATACCGAGTACGCCTTCCACGGCGGTGAGCGCATGGCCATGGACGACGTGCTGCAGCACGTTGCCGACACCGGCGTTCGTCATGTCTGCGTTACCGGCGGCGAGCCGCTGGCGCAGAAGGAATGCAAGAAGCTGCTCGCGGCGCTGTGCGACGCCGGCTACCAGGTCTCCATCGAGACCAGCGGGGCCATCGATTTCCGTGACCTGGACCCGCGCGTGCTGCGCGTGGTGGATATCAAGACGCCGGCTTCCGGCGAGTCCGAGCGTCAGCTCTGGGAGGCTTTGGGCGAGCTGCGCGCCGAGGAGCAGGTGAAGTTCGTCATTGCCTCGCGCGCCGATTACGACTGGGCACTGCAGGTGCTGCGCGAGCGGCTGGATGACTGTGCGGCCGAGGTTCTCTTCTCGCCGGCCGTGCCCGCGCTGAACCCGGCGCAGCTGGCGGACTGGGTGGTGGCCGACGCCCCGCCGGTGCGCTTCCAGGTACAGCTGCACAAGGTCCTGTGGGGCGATGTCGCAGGCCGCTGACGACCGGCCGCGCGCAGTCGTTCTGCTTTCCGGCGGACTGGATTCGGCCACCGTGCTGGCCATGGCCCGCGCCGACGGTTTCGACTGCCACTGCCTCGCCGTGCACTACGGCCAACGCCACAACGCCGAGCTGCGCGCCTCGCGCCAGCTGGCAGAAACGCATGGCGCGGCCAGCCACCGGGAAATCGACGTCTCCGATGTTGGCCGCTTCGGTGGTTCGGCACTCACCGATGCCGCCATCGACGTGCCCGAGGACGGCGGGCAAGGCATCCCGGTCACCTACGTGCCGGCGCGCAACACGCTGTTCCTTTCCATAGCACTGGGCTGGGCCGAGGTGCTGGAAGCCGAGGCCATCTACATCGGCGTCAACGCCGTCGACTTCTCCGGCTACCCGGACTGCCGGCCGGACTTCATCGAAGCCTTCCGCGCGCTCGCCAGGGTGGCAACCAAGGCCGGCGTCGAGGGCCGTCCGACCGATATCCGCGCCCCGCTTATCGACCTGCCCAAGGCCGAAATCATCCGCCGTGGCAGCGCGCTTGGTGTGGATTACAGCCAGACCGTCTCCTGCTACCAGGCCGACGACGACGGCCGCGCCTGTGGCGCCTGCGACGCCTGCCGCCTGCGCCGCGAAGGCTTCGAGGTTGCCGGTGTGCCGGACCCGACGCGCTATCAAGGCCATCCCCAGGCGCACGCCTGAGAGCGCAGTTTCCTCTCCTCAGTCCTCGGAGGAGAAAGGCGTTCAGACCCGCTCTTTGCAATTCATGGATTGAGGGCTTGTCGCGAGAAACCCGGCGTTTCGGCACAGGCTTTGCTACCTGATGTGCTGTCACTGATGCCATCGGCATAATGCAGGGACACAAAGGGAGACACGCATGCAGATCCGCAAGCTGCTGGTAGCCAACCGTTCCGAGATCGCGATCCGCGTCATGCGTGCCGCGGCGGAGCTGGGCATCCGTACCGTCGCCATTTATGCGCGCGAGGACCGCTTCTCGCTGCACCGCTTCAAGGCGGACGAAAGCTACGTGGTGGGCGAGGGCGACAAGCCCATCGCCGCGTACCAGAACATCGACGACATCCTGCGCATCGCGCGCCAATGCGGCGCCGATGCCATCCATCCGGGCTACGGCTTCCTCTCCGAGAGCCCCGAATTCGCCGATGCCTGCGCCGAAGCCGGCATTGCCTTCATCGGCCCCAGCGCCAACGTCATGCGCACGCTGGGCAACAAGATCGCCGCGCGCAACGCCGCAGAGGCAGCCGGTGTACCGGTGATGCCGGCCAGCGCCGCGCTGCCCGATGACATGGCGCAGGTGCGCGAGATCGCCGAGGGCATCGGCTACCCGCTGATGCTCAAGGCCAGCTGGGGCGGCGGCGGCCGCGGCATGCGCATCGTCGAAAGCAGCGACGATCTGGAATCCACCGTGCCGGTGGCCAAGCGCGAGGCGCAATCCGCCTTCGGTAACGGCGAGGTCTACTTCGAGAAGCTCGTCCAGCGCGCGCGCCACATCGAGGTGCAGCTGCTCGGCGACCAGTACGGCAATCTGGTGCATCTCTACGAGCGTGACTGCTCCGTGCAGCGACGCAACCAGAAGGTGGTCGAGCGCGCGCCGGCAGCCTTCCTGACCGAGGACCAGCGCGAGCAGCTTTGCGCGGCCGCGCTCAAGCTGGGCAGGGCGGTGGGCTACACCCATGCCGGCACCGTCGAATTCCTGATGGATGCCGACACCGACGCCTTCTACTTCATCGAGGTCAATCCGCGCGTCCAGGTCGAGCACACCGTGACCGAGGAAATCACGGGCATTGACATCGTCAAGGCGCAGATCCGCATCACCGAGGGCCAGCGCATCGGCGACGGAATCTGTGGCGTGCCGGAACAGGCGCAGATCACTCACGACGGCTTCGCGCTGCAGTGCCGCGTCACCACCGAGGATCCGGAGAACGATTTCCGCCCGGACTACGGGCGGCTGGCCGTCTACCGCAGCGCCTCCGGTTTCGGCGTGCGCTTGGACGGCGGCACGGCCTATTCCGGCGCGGTCATCACGCCCTTCTACGACTCGCTGCTGGTCAAGGTCACCACCTGGGCGCCGACCAACGAAGAGACGGTGCAGCGCATGGACCGCGCGCTGCGCGAGTTCCGCATCCGCGGGCTGGCCTGCAATCTCCAGTTCCTGGAGAACGTCATCAACCACCCGACTTTCCAGAGCGGCGAAGCCACCACACGTTTCATCGATCAGACGCCGGAGCTGTTCCAGTTCACCAAGCGCCGCGATCGCGCCACCAAGCTGCTCGACTTCATCGGTGAGGTCACCGTCAACGGCAACCCGGAGATGAAGGGCAGAGCGCCGCTGGGCGAACGCCCGCCAGCGCCGATCCTGCCGCGCACGGATCTGTCCGTGCCGCCGACGCCCGGTACGCGCGAGCGCCTGCAGCAGCTAGGCCCGGAGGGCTTCGCGAAATGGATGCTGGAGCAGCCACAGGTGCTGCTCACCGACACCACGATGCGCGACGCCCACCAGTCGCTCTTCGCCACGCGCATGCGCAGCCAGGACATGCGCGTCATCGCGCCCTACTACGCGCGCATGTTGCCGCAGATGTTTTCCATGGAGTGCTGGGGCGGGGCGACCTTCGACGTCGCCATGCGCTTCCTGCGCGAAGATCCTTGGCAGCGCCTGCGCGAACTGCGCTGGGCCATGCCGAACGTGCTGCTGCAGATGCTGCTGCGCGCTTCCAACGCGGTCGGCTACACCAACTACCCGGACAACGTGGTCAAGCACTTCGTGCAGCAAGCCGCGGACAATGGCATCGACTTGTTCCGCGTCTTCGACGCGCTCAACAGCGTCGACAACATGCGCGTCGCCATCGACGCCGTGCGCGAGACCGGCATGCTCTGCGAAGCGGCCATCTGCTACACGGGCGATATCTTTGATTCGTCGCGGCCCAAGTACAACCTCGACTACTACCTGCGCCTGGCCAGGGAAATGGGAGCCGCCGGTGCGCACGTGCTGGGCATCAAGGACATGGCCGGCGTCTGCAAGCCCGAGGCCGCGCGCACGCTGGTCAAGGCGCTGAAGGACACCGTCGGTCTGCCCATCCATTTCCACACGCACGACACCAGCGGCATCAGCGCCGCCAGCGTGCTGGCAGCCGTCGAGGCCGGCGCCGACGCCGTCGACGGCGCCATGGACGCCATGAGCGGGCTCACCTCGCAGCCCAACCTCGGCGCCATCGCCGCGGCCCTGCGCGGCGGCCCGCGCGACCCGGGCGTCGACCCCGAGGCCATGCGTGCGATCTCACAGTACTGGGAAGGC of Algiphilus aromaticivorans DG1253 contains these proteins:
- the ruvB gene encoding Holliday junction branch migration DNA helicase RuvB, which gives rise to MNGGDDERLVGPAAGEEERRIDARIRPRCFADYVGQPVVREQMSLFVEAARARGEALDHVLIFGPPGLGKTTLAHILAEEMGVQLRQTSGPVLERPGDLAALLTNLEANDVLFVDEIHRLSPIVEEVLYPAMEDCQLDIMIGEGPAARSIRLDLPAFTLVGATTRAGSLTSPLRDRFGIVQRLEFYTAEELAGIVTRAAGILDAAITAEGAAEIAMRSRGTPRIANRLLRRVRDYAQVRAAGKIDAETARAALDMLDVDASGLDLLDRRLLRTLIERYEGGPAGIDALAAAIGESRDTLEDVIEPFLVQQGYLLRTPRGRVAGAPAWRQLGLEPPPTPRGASLFDQND
- the ybgF gene encoding tol-pal system protein YbgF, with protein sequence MSLRRDIAALRHRTWAPAAATALALALSGCAGFGGPINEGDEISPEERRLRDIESQLEQNTRRIDNIGDAQLSGGPMALADEMRALRGEVERLSNTVERLRQRSTSRLDDMERRIAGLEGGERPSARSGGDTPDVTTGSLGGGSSQPAERDPKEEQAYLKAFDLLKQGNYSDAILGFENVVSNWPDGRYADTALYWAGESHYVQRNYEKALDKFDRLLEDHPGSSRKPDALLKAGFALEELERPEDARKRFQAIVDNHGDSSAANLAKQRLQRLSQR
- the queE gene encoding 7-carboxy-7-deazaguanine synthase QueE; protein product: MGAAPARSGQALLRITEIFRSLQGEGRHTGLPTCFVRLTGCPLRCSYCDTEYAFHGGERMAMDDVLQHVADTGVRHVCVTGGEPLAQKECKKLLAALCDAGYQVSIETSGAIDFRDLDPRVLRVVDIKTPASGESERQLWEALGELRAEEQVKFVIASRADYDWALQVLRERLDDCAAEVLFSPAVPALNPAQLADWVVADAPPVRFQVQLHKVLWGDVAGR
- the pal gene encoding peptidoglycan-associated lipoprotein Pal, coding for MKIRYLMLSACAALLLSACASTGERSTSDASSADTSQTSERDTSGMGDERRGSAEPLPMSEEEKMAQKKAELERENTVYFEFDSSDLSREGRSTVEKHADFLTRNPDVRVRLEGHTDERGTREYNIGLGERRAQAVARVLTARGVSSDQFSVVSYGEERPAVSGSNEEAWAKNRRVEIVYR
- the tolA gene encoding cell envelope integrity protein TolA, with the protein product MPERRYVIAAVLLHLAVALGVLLSNALAPRHVQKPPVIEAVMLDPTFKQQQQQAAEVERQREAEAQQQEREAEQRRQKEAEAEARRRAEADRRQREEEQRQREQEKQERQEEQRRQEQAERERRQAEERERQAEAERKRKAEEQRKAEEERERKAAEQRRKEEEARKQREAEERRKAEEERKRKEAEERRKAEEERKRKEAEERRKREEAERKRQEEEERRRQEAAERRRAMEEQMRAEERQRTLNRWGSGLPSHIERYWRRPPGLSSDGSLEAKLRLIVLPNGEVASVQVIESSGNALFDRSAERAVDAASPLPLPEGETPPREMSIYFQEPR
- the queC gene encoding 7-cyano-7-deazaguanine synthase QueC; this encodes MSQAADDRPRAVVLLSGGLDSATVLAMARADGFDCHCLAVHYGQRHNAELRASRQLAETHGAASHREIDVSDVGRFGGSALTDAAIDVPEDGGQGIPVTYVPARNTLFLSIALGWAEVLEAEAIYIGVNAVDFSGYPDCRPDFIEAFRALARVATKAGVEGRPTDIRAPLIDLPKAEIIRRGSALGVDYSQTVSCYQADDDGRACGACDACRLRREGFEVAGVPDPTRYQGHPQAHA
- a CDS encoding ExbD/TolR family protein, whose amino-acid sequence is MSAAPIPAPSARRKLAHEMNVVPYIDVMLVLLVIFMVTAPLMQPGIEVNLPEVGGETMSGEDNEPVTLYVDAEGRYFLDIGENQDQALSPDEIEGRLGAVLRNQPERMILVRADASVAYEAVARGGVLLQSAGAKRIGFVTDPDSRR
- the tolB gene encoding Tol-Pal system beta propeller repeat protein TolB, giving the protein MTAVDRMTDRLSFREWRLAGPLLLGLLLLLATASARAEFEITVRGGEERAIPIAIVPFAGNQGGQVDIARVIADNFNRSGLFEALPRGDMLEKPSKPDDVSLRNWRTLGVEYVVIGELRANNVTRFHLIDVFKGERIMAYDMPAPRQEERLRYTAHDISDLVFEGITGNAGVFNTRIAYITSIGAGDDQRFSLMVSDADGYNPRTLVKSDEPIMSPAWSPDARKLAYVAYRAGRSSVRTIDVASGNEREVAREKGINGSPAWSPDGKKLAVTLSYEDNPDIYVIDLNSGNKNRLTTHWGIDTEASWSPDGKQIVFTSDRGGSPHIYRMRSDGQGDPERLTFEGRQNLAARYSPKGEELVLVHAPENGGYQIALFDLKRESLLPLTNGRLDESPSFAPNGQMVIYATRGAGGAELATVTTDARVRQNLRQTANVREPAWSPFLDPR
- a CDS encoding pyruvate carboxylase translates to MQIRKLLVANRSEIAIRVMRAAAELGIRTVAIYAREDRFSLHRFKADESYVVGEGDKPIAAYQNIDDILRIARQCGADAIHPGYGFLSESPEFADACAEAGIAFIGPSANVMRTLGNKIAARNAAEAAGVPVMPASAALPDDMAQVREIAEGIGYPLMLKASWGGGGRGMRIVESSDDLESTVPVAKREAQSAFGNGEVYFEKLVQRARHIEVQLLGDQYGNLVHLYERDCSVQRRNQKVVERAPAAFLTEDQREQLCAAALKLGRAVGYTHAGTVEFLMDADTDAFYFIEVNPRVQVEHTVTEEITGIDIVKAQIRITEGQRIGDGICGVPEQAQITHDGFALQCRVTTEDPENDFRPDYGRLAVYRSASGFGVRLDGGTAYSGAVITPFYDSLLVKVTTWAPTNEETVQRMDRALREFRIRGLACNLQFLENVINHPTFQSGEATTRFIDQTPELFQFTKRRDRATKLLDFIGEVTVNGNPEMKGRAPLGERPPAPILPRTDLSVPPTPGTRERLQQLGPEGFAKWMLEQPQVLLTDTTMRDAHQSLFATRMRSQDMRVIAPYYARMLPQMFSMECWGGATFDVAMRFLREDPWQRLRELRWAMPNVLLQMLLRASNAVGYTNYPDNVVKHFVQQAADNGIDLFRVFDALNSVDNMRVAIDAVRETGMLCEAAICYTGDIFDSSRPKYNLDYYLRLAREMGAAGAHVLGIKDMAGVCKPEAARTLVKALKDTVGLPIHFHTHDTSGISAASVLAAVEAGADAVDGAMDAMSGLTSQPNLGAIAAALRGGPRDPGVDPEAMRAISQYWEGARRYYGAFEPDIRSGTADVYRHEMPGGQYTNLREQARGLGLESRWPEVAQAYADVNQLFGDIVKVTPTSKVVGDMALFMIANNLTPEDVLDPERDIAFPESVVSLMRGELGFPADGFPEAIQKKVLGDEKPLTERPGAVLPPTDLDAERKKLAEQLEQEEVDETDLASHLMYPKVFADYAAQRKTYGDVSVLPTTVFFEGMQENEETAVDLEPGKTLVIRLLGRAEAAEQGVVKLFFELNGQPRTARIKMEGAEAADEARVAEPGNPAHVGAPMPGMIASVSVEVRKKVRKGDSLLSIEAMKMETQIRAEREGTIKEVIAQSGRTVNAQDLLLVYED
- the tolQ gene encoding protein TolQ, coding for MSDNMSIASLVGQASLLVQIVMAILLIASVISWALILAKRNHIRNSTQASDRFEDRFWSGGKLSELHEQIGRDKQPQGLAALFQHGYEAFQRARDTPDADVEDVVNATHRGLRVSHARESERLDSGLAMLATIGSVSPYIGLFGTVWGIMNAFIAIGQVKQATVAMVAPGIAEALIATAMGLFAAIPAVIAYNLFTSRIGQLDARYRTFADEFAGILERGLRHGGER
- the ybgC gene encoding tol-pal system-associated acyl-CoA thioesterase, translating into MALTDPEAALSVRVYYEDTDASGVAYHTSYLRWMERARTEWMRARGGDHRAFMSAQGVAFTLSRVDVNFVAPARLDDLVEVHTQVTRLRRASIDFTQTVQIGTRTLASANVRVACVDAASFRPAALPSPIAPQRNSRA